TCGGGGGCCCGGCCCTCGCGGTGCAGCACCATCCAGTCCGGGGCGAAGAAGCCGCTGGGCAGCTCGATCCGGCCCGCCGTGCCGGTCACCGTCGCCGTCGACGCGGTTCCGGCGGTCACCGAGCAGCTCAGCAACGCCGTCGCGCCGGAGTCCCAGCCCAGCAGCATCCCCGTGTTGAGGTCCACGCCCTCCGGCGAGAGCAGCGCGTCGGCCTGGACGCGGTCGGGCTCGCCGAGGATCAGCTGCGCCAGCGACACCGGGTACACCCCGAGGTCCAGCAGCGCGCCGCCGCCGAGCGCCGGGTCGCGCAGCCGGTGGTCCGGGCCGAACGGGCCCTGAACGCCGAAGTCGGCCTGAACCATGCGTACGTCACCGATCGCACCGTCCGCGATCAGCTCCGTCATCCGCCGGATGACCGGATTGCAGTACATCCACATGGCCTCCATCAGGAACAGGCCCCGCTCGCCCGCCAGCGCCACCAACTCCCGCGCCTCACGCGCGTTGAGCGTGAACGCCTTCTCGCAGAGCACCGCCTTTCCCGCCTCCAGCGCGAGCCCCGCCGCCGCGCGGTGCGCCGCGTGCGGTGTCGCGACGTACACCACGTCCACCTCGGGGTCCGCCACGAGCCCGGCCCATTCGCCGTACGCCCGGGGGATCTCGAACCGGTCGGCGAACGCCTTCGCCGACGCCTCGCTCCGCGACGCCACGGCGACCACCTCGGCGCCCTCAAGTCGCCGCACGTCCGCCGTGAACGTCGCCGCGATCCCGCCCGTGGCCAGCACGCCCCACCGCGTCACCGCGGTCGCGGAGCCCTGTTCCGCCGTCATAAATGCCCCTTACAACAAAAAAGGTCACGACCACTCGGCCGAAGCTGAGAGCATAGGGAAGGTTTCAACGACCTGGAGATGCGAATGCCGGACGGCGGCCAGACCACACAAGCACGTAAAGGACATATAGCCACCCCGGCCCCGGTAGCCACCCCGGCTCCGGGCACCGGCGTCGGTCTTCCCGCCGCGCGCACCGCCGGCCTCGTCGTCACGCTCGTCCTCGGCGGACTCACCGCCCTGCCGCCGCTCTCCATGGACATGTACCTCCCGGCGCTGCCCGCCGTCACCCGGGCCCTCGGCTCGTCGGCCGCCACTGCCCAGCTCACCCTCACCGCCTGTCTGACCGGCATGGCCCTCGGCCAGCTCGTCGTCGGCCCGATGAGCGACCGGTGGGGGCGCCGCAGGCCGCTGCTGCTCGGCATGGTCGTGTACGTCCTGGCCACCGCGATCTGCGCCTTCGCCCCCACCGTCGAACTGCTCATCGCCTTCCGCCTCCTCCAGGGACTGGCGGGCGCCGCGGGCATCGTGATCGCCCGCGCCGTGGTGCGTGACCTCTACGACGGGGTCGAGATGGCCCGCTTCTTCTCCACCCTGATGCTGATCTCCGGTGTCGCGCCGATCATCGCCCCGGTCATCGGCGGCCAGGTGCTCCACGTCACCGACTGGCGGGGGATATTCGTGGTGCTGACGGTGGTCGGTGTCGCGCTCACCCTGGTCGTCGTGAAGTGGCTGCACGAAACGCTGCCGAGTGAGAAACGGCACAGCGGCGGTGTCCGTGAAGCGCTCGGCACGATGCGCGGACTGCTCGCCGACCGGGTCTTCACCGGCTACACGCTGGCGGGCGGACTCGCGTTCGCGGCCCTCTTCGCGTACATCGCCGCCTCGCCCTTCGTGGTTCA
Above is a window of Streptomyces sp. NBC_01498 DNA encoding:
- a CDS encoding Bcr/CflA family multidrug efflux MFS transporter gives rise to the protein MPDGGQTTQARKGHIATPAPVATPAPGTGVGLPAARTAGLVVTLVLGGLTALPPLSMDMYLPALPAVTRALGSSAATAQLTLTACLTGMALGQLVVGPMSDRWGRRRPLLLGMVVYVLATAICAFAPTVELLIAFRLLQGLAGAAGIVIARAVVRDLYDGVEMARFFSTLMLISGVAPIIAPVIGGQVLHVTDWRGIFVVLTVVGVALTLVVVKWLHETLPSEKRHSGGVREALGTMRGLLADRVFTGYTLAGGLAFAALFAYIAASPFVVQEIYGASPQTYSLLFGVNSIGLITVGQINGRLLVGRVSMDKVLAVGLTVITLAGVALLLMTSGVFGEPGLFPVAAGLFVLMSAMGLAMPNTNALALMRTPHAAGSASALIGTASFLIGAVASPLVGIAGEGTAVPMAVVQVVCGAGSLLCFLALCRPWRTRHRAAPEAKGA
- a CDS encoding Gfo/Idh/MocA family protein, coding for MTAEQGSATAVTRWGVLATGGIAATFTADVRRLEGAEVVAVASRSEASAKAFADRFEIPRAYGEWAGLVADPEVDVVYVATPHAAHRAAAGLALEAGKAVLCEKAFTLNAREARELVALAGERGLFLMEAMWMYCNPVIRRMTELIADGAIGDVRMVQADFGVQGPFGPDHRLRDPALGGGALLDLGVYPVSLAQLILGEPDRVQADALLSPEGVDLNTGMLLGWDSGATALLSCSVTAGTASTATVTGTAGRIELPSGFFAPDWMVLHREGRAPERIKEDSPLTGMQHEAAEVMRCLRAGETQSPLVPLDGSLAVMRTLDAVRDRVGVRYPVDATS